Proteins from a genomic interval of Streptomyces sp. NBC_00820:
- the nudC gene encoding NAD(+) diphosphatase yields the protein MTTWTDHTADRPISLTAPSGIDRAAHHRLDEAWLAAAWSHPTTRCFVVSGGQVLIDETPDGRTELVMIPSFEAPLTEAHRYFLGNDEDGVSYFALQKDALPGRMDQSARPAGLREAGLLLSPRDAGLMVHAVGLENWQRTHRFCSRCGERTVIAAAGHIRRCPACGAEHYPRTDPAVIMAVTDDEDRILLGRQVHWPEGRFSTLAGFVEPGESIEQSVRREVFEEAGITVGPVEYVASQPWPFPSSLMLGFMARATSTDIDVDGDEIHEARWFSREDLHAAFESGEVMPPYGISIAARLIEMWYGKPLPTRSFV from the coding sequence GTGACCACCTGGACCGACCACACCGCAGACCGACCCATCTCGCTGACCGCCCCGAGCGGCATCGACCGCGCCGCCCACCACCGGCTCGACGAGGCCTGGCTCGCGGCGGCGTGGAGCCACCCCACGACCCGCTGTTTCGTGGTCTCCGGCGGCCAGGTACTCATCGACGAGACGCCCGACGGCCGGACCGAGCTCGTCATGATCCCGTCCTTCGAGGCGCCGCTCACCGAGGCGCACCGCTACTTCCTCGGCAACGACGAGGACGGTGTCAGCTACTTCGCGCTCCAGAAGGACGCCCTCCCGGGCCGCATGGACCAGTCCGCCCGCCCCGCGGGGCTGCGGGAGGCGGGACTGCTGCTCTCCCCGCGTGACGCCGGTCTCATGGTGCACGCGGTCGGCCTGGAGAACTGGCAGCGCACCCACCGCTTCTGCTCCCGCTGCGGCGAGCGCACGGTCATCGCCGCCGCCGGCCACATCCGCCGCTGCCCCGCCTGCGGCGCCGAGCACTACCCGCGCACCGACCCCGCGGTGATCATGGCGGTCACCGACGACGAGGACCGCATCCTGCTCGGCCGCCAGGTCCACTGGCCCGAGGGCCGCTTCTCCACGCTCGCCGGGTTCGTCGAGCCGGGCGAGTCCATCGAGCAGTCGGTGCGCCGCGAGGTCTTCGAGGAGGCGGGCATCACCGTCGGCCCTGTCGAGTACGTGGCCAGCCAGCCCTGGCCCTTCCCGTCCAGCCTCATGCTGGGCTTCATGGCCCGCGCCACCTCCACCGACATCGACGTCGACGGCGACGAGATCCACGAGGCCCGCTGGTTCTCCCGCGAGGATCTCCACGCCGCCTTCGAGTCCGGCGAGGTCATGCCGCCCTACGGCATCTCCATCGCCGCCCGTCTGATCGAGATGTGGTACGGCAAGCCGCTGCCGACGCGGAGCTTCGTCTAG
- a CDS encoding mycoredoxin: MQGTVTMYSTTWCGYCRRLKSQMEREGIAYTEINIEQDPDSAAFVEKANGGNQTVPTVLFADGSTLTNPSLAQVKQKLAA; encoded by the coding sequence ATGCAGGGCACTGTGACGATGTACAGCACGACTTGGTGCGGCTACTGCCGTCGGCTGAAGAGCCAGATGGAACGCGAGGGGATCGCCTACACCGAGATCAACATCGAGCAGGACCCGGATTCCGCCGCTTTCGTGGAGAAGGCGAATGGCGGAAACCAGACGGTCCCGACCGTGCTCTTCGCGGACGGCTCCACGCTGACGAACCCGTCGCTGGCCCAGGTGAAGCAGAAGCTCGCCGCGTAG
- a CDS encoding dipeptidase: MSQTPDSAVRTYIEHHRAAFLDDLAAWLRIPSVSAQPEHAPDVRRSADWLAAKLKETGFPTTEVWQTPGAPAVFAEWPSDDPEAPTVLVYGHHDVQPAAREDGWDSDPFEPVVRENRLYARGAADDKGQVFFHTLGVRSHLAATGRATPAVNLKLIVEGEEESGSPHFRALVEERADRLAADAVIVSDTGMWAEDTPTVCTGMRGLAECEIRFHGPDQDIHSGSFGGAVPNPATAAARLVAALHDEHARVAVPGFYDGIVELTDRERELFAELPFDEERWLRTARSHATHGEAGHTTLERVWARPTAEVNGIGGGYQGAGSKTIIPSSALVKLSFRLVAGQDPDHVEKAVRAWAAQQVPAGIRLEIDFGAATRPCLTPLDHPALRSVARAMGRAFQGPVRFTREGGSGPAADLQEVLGAPVLFLGISVPSDGWHAPNEKVELDLLLKGVETSAYLWSDLAENWRPAL, translated from the coding sequence ATGAGCCAGACCCCGGACAGTGCCGTCCGTACGTACATCGAGCACCACCGCGCCGCCTTCCTGGACGACCTCGCCGCGTGGCTGCGCATCCCCTCCGTGTCGGCCCAGCCCGAGCACGCCCCCGATGTAAGGCGCAGCGCCGACTGGCTCGCCGCCAAGCTCAAGGAGACCGGCTTCCCGACCACCGAGGTCTGGCAGACCCCGGGCGCCCCGGCCGTCTTCGCCGAATGGCCCTCGGACGACCCCGAGGCGCCCACCGTCCTCGTCTACGGCCACCACGACGTCCAGCCCGCCGCCCGCGAGGACGGCTGGGACAGCGACCCCTTCGAGCCCGTCGTCCGCGAGAACCGCCTCTACGCGCGCGGTGCCGCCGACGACAAGGGCCAGGTGTTCTTCCACACCCTCGGCGTCCGCTCCCACCTCGCCGCCACCGGCCGCGCCACCCCCGCCGTCAACCTCAAGCTGATCGTCGAGGGTGAGGAGGAGTCCGGCTCCCCGCACTTCCGCGCCCTCGTCGAGGAGCGCGCCGACCGGCTCGCCGCCGACGCCGTGATCGTCTCCGACACCGGCATGTGGGCCGAGGACACCCCCACCGTCTGCACCGGCATGCGCGGCCTCGCCGAGTGCGAGATCCGCTTCCACGGCCCCGACCAGGACATCCACTCCGGCTCCTTCGGCGGCGCCGTGCCCAACCCGGCCACCGCGGCCGCCCGCCTGGTGGCCGCCCTGCACGACGAGCACGCGCGCGTGGCCGTCCCCGGCTTCTACGACGGCATCGTCGAGCTGACCGACCGCGAGCGCGAGCTCTTCGCCGAGCTGCCCTTCGACGAGGAGCGGTGGCTGCGCACCGCCAGGTCGCACGCCACCCACGGTGAGGCCGGTCACACCACGCTGGAGCGCGTCTGGGCCCGGCCGACCGCCGAGGTCAACGGCATCGGCGGCGGCTACCAGGGCGCCGGCAGCAAGACGATCATCCCCTCCTCGGCCCTGGTGAAGCTGTCCTTCCGGCTCGTCGCGGGCCAGGACCCGGACCACGTCGAGAAGGCCGTCCGCGCCTGGGCCGCCCAGCAGGTGCCCGCCGGCATCCGCCTCGAGATCGACTTCGGTGCCGCCACGCGCCCGTGCCTGACGCCGCTGGACCATCCCGCGCTCCGGTCCGTGGCCCGCGCCATGGGCCGGGCCTTCCAGGGACCGGTCAGGTTCACCCGCGAGGGCGGCTCGGGACCCGCCGCCGACCTCCAGGAGGTCCTCGGCGCCCCCGTCCTCTTTCTGGGCATATCCGTCCCCTCCGACGGCTGGCACGCCCCGAACGAGAAGGTCGAGCTGGACCTCCTCCTCAAGGGTGTCGAGACCAGCGCCTACCTGTGGAGCGACCTCGCCGAGAACTGGCGTCCCGCCCTCTGA
- a CDS encoding UvrD-helicase domain-containing protein has protein sequence MSSSSSTRPLPHPQARQGSRGAYRLVRTTPAESDPPRLDAAQRAVVDHRAGPLLVLAGPGTGKTTTLVESVGARIAHGTDPERILVLTFSRKAAVDLRDRMARRIGAARAPRATTFHSYCYALVRAHQDSGLYAEPLRLLSGPEQDVTVRELLAGQPELERLGLKHVRWPDELRACLTTRGFADEVRAVLARSRELGLGPDALDAFARRIGRPDWRAAAAFLADYLDVIDLQGVIDYAELVHRAVLLANRPEVAARLAAQYDAVYVDEYQDTDPSQVRLLHALAGGGRTLVAFGDPDQSIYTFRGADVNGILDFPEVFPRVGGRPAPVEVLRTSRRSGADLLAATRLITQRMPLTRLPSDKVRAHRTPAAVRDGGRAEVYTYPTTGTEQDNIADILRRAHLEDGLPWSDMAVLVRAGSHTIPALRRALTAAGVPLDIDGDDLPLRHEPSVAPLLTALRVVATAEAARWPEAEARADAGERVSAGPGEPPAADSLAPGAAEGLSVSAGGEEPVADEDLSVSAGSEGPGVVDGLSVSAGPEGPGAAEGGLSVSAGGEEPVADEDLSVSAGPEGLVAVDGGLPVSASAGEPVAETVAADGGLPASDLADEPAAAPGVHWLDAETALTLLASPLAGMDTADLRRLGRALREEERAAGNPLPPPSDELLARALAEPERLVTHDPAYARGAQRLGALLRKARERLAGGGTAEEALWDLWDGTPWPKRLERAARRGGAAGRNADRDLDAVCALFATAARAEERTGGRGALNFLEEIGAEDIAADTLTRRAVRPDAVRLMTAHRSKGLEWPLVVVAGVQEGLWPDLRRRGSLLEADRIGRDGLAEPLTPGALLAEERRLFYVAATRARERLVVTAVKAPADDGDQPSRFLTELGVEPRDVTGRPRRPLSVAALVAELRATTVDPRVSATLREAAARRLARLAALADEDGRPLVPSAHPYRWWGMFGPTESKVPLRDRDQPVVLSGSALDQLANTCALQWFLGREVKADAPATAAQGFGNVVHVLADEVASGRTPADLDVLMERLDSVWNALAFDAPWKSAQEKDNARAALERFLNWHVLDRAGRTTVASEQDFDVTLEAGSYEVRIRGQMDRVEEDSEGRAYVVDFKTGKQAPSAADVARHPQLAVYQLAVAEGAVDTAFGDRRPEPGGAELVHLRQGAAKRDGGETVPKVQAQEPPTGEWVGELLANAAGKVLDERFTPTTGQHCTHCAFRASCSARPEGRHIVE, from the coding sequence GTGAGCTCCTCTTCCTCCACCAGGCCGCTGCCGCACCCCCAGGCGCGGCAGGGGAGCCGTGGCGCCTACCGACTGGTCCGTACGACCCCGGCCGAGTCCGACCCCCCTCGTCTGGACGCCGCGCAGCGCGCCGTGGTTGACCACCGGGCCGGACCGCTGCTCGTCCTCGCGGGTCCCGGCACCGGCAAGACCACCACCCTGGTGGAGTCCGTGGGCGCGCGCATCGCACACGGCACGGATCCGGAACGGATCCTGGTGCTGACGTTCAGCCGCAAGGCCGCCGTCGACCTGCGCGACCGCATGGCCCGGCGCATCGGCGCGGCCCGCGCGCCCCGCGCGACCACCTTCCACTCGTACTGCTACGCCCTGGTCCGCGCCCACCAGGACAGCGGCCTGTACGCCGAGCCGCTGCGCCTGCTCTCCGGCCCCGAGCAGGACGTCACCGTCCGCGAGCTGCTGGCCGGCCAGCCCGAGCTGGAGCGGCTCGGGCTCAAGCACGTGCGCTGGCCGGACGAACTGCGCGCCTGCCTGACCACGCGCGGCTTCGCCGACGAGGTCCGCGCCGTCCTCGCCCGCAGCCGCGAGCTGGGTCTCGGCCCCGACGCCCTGGACGCCTTCGCCCGCCGCATCGGCCGCCCCGACTGGCGGGCGGCCGCCGCGTTCCTCGCCGACTACCTCGACGTCATCGACCTTCAGGGCGTCATCGACTACGCCGAGCTCGTCCACCGCGCGGTGCTGCTCGCGAACCGTCCCGAGGTCGCGGCCCGGCTCGCCGCCCAGTACGACGCCGTCTACGTCGACGAGTACCAGGACACCGACCCCTCCCAGGTACGGCTCCTGCACGCCCTGGCCGGCGGCGGCCGTACCCTGGTCGCCTTCGGCGACCCCGACCAGTCGATCTACACGTTCCGGGGCGCCGACGTGAACGGCATCCTCGACTTCCCCGAGGTCTTCCCGCGCGTCGGCGGCCGCCCCGCCCCCGTCGAGGTGCTGCGCACCTCCCGCCGCTCCGGCGCCGACCTGCTCGCCGCGACCCGCCTGATCACCCAGCGCATGCCGCTGACCCGGCTGCCGTCCGACAAGGTGCGCGCGCACCGCACACCCGCGGCGGTACGGGACGGCGGCCGGGCCGAGGTCTACACCTACCCGACCACCGGCACGGAACAGGACAACATCGCCGACATCCTCCGCCGCGCGCACCTGGAGGACGGCCTTCCCTGGAGCGACATGGCCGTCCTGGTCCGCGCCGGCTCGCACACCATCCCCGCCCTCCGCCGCGCCCTGACCGCCGCAGGCGTCCCCCTGGACATCGACGGCGACGACCTGCCCCTGCGCCACGAGCCGTCGGTCGCCCCGCTGCTGACCGCGCTGAGGGTGGTGGCCACGGCCGAGGCGGCACGGTGGCCCGAAGCGGAGGCGCGCGCGGACGCGGGGGAGCGTGTGTCCGCCGGACCGGGAGAGCCCCCGGCCGCCGACTCCCTGGCGCCGGGTGCCGCCGAAGGCCTGTCCGTATCGGCCGGGGGCGAGGAGCCGGTCGCCGACGAGGATCTTTCCGTGTCCGCCGGTTCGGAGGGGCCTGGTGTCGTCGACGGTCTTTCCGTGTCCGCTGGGCCGGAGGGGCCGGGTGCCGCCGAGGGTGGTCTCTCTGTGTCGGCCGGGGGCGAGGAGCCGGTCGCCGACGAGGATCTCTCCGTGTCCGCCGGGCCGGAGGGCCTGGTTGCCGTCGACGGTGGCTTGCCCGTGTCCGCCTCGGCCGGCGAGCCGGTCGCCGAGACCGTTGCCGCCGACGGCGGTCTCCCCGCGTCCGACCTGGCCGACGAGCCGGCCGCCGCCCCCGGCGTGCACTGGCTCGACGCCGAGACCGCGCTCACTCTGCTCGCCTCCCCCCTCGCCGGCATGGACACCGCCGACCTGCGCCGGCTCGGGCGTGCCCTGCGCGAGGAGGAGCGGGCCGCCGGGAATCCGCTGCCGCCGCCCTCCGACGAGCTGCTCGCGCGGGCGCTCGCCGAGCCCGAGCGGCTGGTCACGCACGACCCCGCGTACGCGCGCGGCGCCCAGCGCCTCGGCGCGCTGCTCCGCAAGGCACGGGAGCGCCTCGCCGGCGGCGGTACGGCCGAGGAGGCGCTGTGGGACCTGTGGGACGGCACGCCCTGGCCGAAGCGACTGGAGCGGGCGGCCCGGCGCGGCGGCGCGGCCGGCCGTAACGCCGACCGTGACCTGGACGCCGTCTGCGCGCTGTTCGCCACGGCCGCGCGCGCGGAGGAGCGCACCGGCGGCCGTGGTGCCCTGAACTTCCTGGAGGAGATCGGGGCCGAGGACATCGCCGCCGACACCCTCACCCGCCGCGCGGTACGGCCCGACGCCGTACGCCTGATGACCGCGCACCGCTCCAAGGGCCTGGAGTGGCCGCTGGTCGTCGTCGCCGGCGTCCAGGAGGGCCTGTGGCCCGACCTGCGCCGCCGCGGGTCCCTGCTGGAGGCCGACCGCATCGGCCGCGACGGACTTGCCGAACCCCTCACCCCCGGCGCCCTGCTCGCCGAGGAGCGCCGGCTGTTCTACGTGGCCGCCACGCGCGCGCGTGAGCGTCTCGTCGTCACCGCCGTGAAGGCACCGGCGGACGACGGCGACCAGCCCTCGCGCTTCCTGACCGAGCTGGGCGTCGAACCCCGCGACGTCACCGGCCGGCCGCGCCGCCCGCTGTCCGTGGCCGCGCTCGTCGCCGAGCTGCGCGCCACCACCGTCGACCCGCGCGTCTCCGCCACGCTGCGGGAGGCCGCCGCGCGCCGTCTGGCCAGGCTCGCCGCCCTCGCGGACGAGGACGGCCGCCCGCTGGTGCCGTCCGCGCACCCCTACCGCTGGTGGGGCATGTTCGGACCGACCGAGAGCAAGGTGCCGCTGCGCGACCGCGACCAGCCCGTCGTGCTGTCCGGCAGCGCCCTCGACCAGCTCGCCAACACGTGCGCCCTGCAGTGGTTCCTGGGCCGCGAGGTGAAGGCCGACGCGCCGGCCACCGCGGCCCAGGGCTTCGGCAACGTCGTCCACGTCCTGGCCGACGAGGTCGCCTCCGGCCGTACCCCCGCCGACCTCGACGTGCTGATGGAACGCCTGGACTCGGTGTGGAACGCGCTCGCCTTCGACGCGCCCTGGAAGTCGGCCCAGGAGAAGGACAACGCGCGCGCGGCGCTCGAACGCTTCCTGAACTGGCATGTGCTGGACCGCGCCGGACGCACCACCGTGGCCAGCGAGCAGGACTTCGACGTCACCCTCGAAGCGGGCAGCTACGAGGTCCGCATCCGCGGTCAGATGGACCGCGTGGAGGAGGACAGCGAGGGCCGGGCCTACGTCGTGGACTTCAAGACCGGCAAGCAGGCGCCCAGCGCCGCCGACGTGGCCCGCCATCCCCAGCTCGCCGTCTACCAGCTCGCCGTGGCCGAGGGCGCCGTAGACACCGCCTTCGGGGACCGGCGCCCCGAACCCGGCGGCGCCGAGCTGGTGCATCTGCGGCAGGGCGCGGCGAAACGGGACGGCGGCGAGACCGTGCCCAAGGTGCAGGCTCAGGAGCCGCCGACGGGGGAGTGGGTCGGAGAGCTGCTCGCCAACGCCGCAGGGAAGGTCCTCGACGAGCGGTTCACGCCGACCACCGGCCAGCACTGCACGCACTGCGCGTTCCGCGCCTCGTGCAGCGCGCGGCCCGAGGGACGGCACATCGTCGAGTGA